In a single window of the Pseudogemmatithrix spongiicola genome:
- the nadC gene encoding carboxylating nicotinate-nucleotide diphosphorylase, whose translation MPNGAAAGFPLHDGALLALARAALEEDRAFEDVTTLATVTPGHHARADLVARRDGVVAGVPLAVTAFKQLDPHVEIRIDVRDGTPVKKGDVVLHLSGTARGLLSAERVALNFAQRLSGVASLTAQYVKAVAGTSAKILDTRKTTPGWRMLEKYAVTCGGGTNHRATLADAVLIKDNHLAACGGDVGVAVQRAREYAPTGMLVQVECDTVAQVRAALAAGAEALLLDNMPNHALRECVELARGKAWTEASGGVSLDTVRGIAETGVDRISIGALTHSAPSLDLALDFE comes from the coding sequence ATGCCGAACGGCGCCGCGGCGGGCTTCCCGCTCCATGACGGCGCGTTGCTCGCGCTGGCGCGCGCGGCGCTCGAGGAGGACCGCGCGTTCGAGGACGTCACGACGCTGGCGACCGTGACGCCGGGGCATCATGCGCGGGCGGATCTCGTGGCGCGGCGCGATGGCGTGGTCGCCGGCGTTCCGCTGGCGGTGACGGCGTTCAAGCAGCTCGACCCACACGTCGAGATCCGCATCGATGTGCGCGACGGCACGCCGGTGAAGAAAGGCGACGTGGTGCTGCATCTCTCCGGTACGGCGCGCGGCCTGCTCTCGGCGGAGCGCGTGGCGTTGAACTTCGCGCAGCGACTCTCTGGTGTCGCCTCACTCACGGCGCAGTACGTGAAGGCGGTGGCCGGCACGTCGGCGAAGATCCTCGACACCCGCAAGACCACGCCCGGGTGGCGCATGCTGGAGAAGTACGCCGTCACCTGCGGTGGCGGCACGAACCATCGCGCCACGCTGGCCGATGCGGTGCTGATCAAGGACAATCACCTGGCCGCCTGTGGCGGCGACGTGGGCGTGGCCGTGCAACGCGCACGCGAGTACGCGCCAACGGGCATGCTGGTGCAGGTCGAGTGCGACACGGTGGCGCAGGTGCGCGCGGCACTGGCGGCGGGGGCCGAGGCCCTGCTGCTGGACAACATGCCGAACCACGCGCTGCGTGAATGCGTTGAGCTGGCGAGAGGCAAGGCATGGACCGAGGCATCCGGCGGCGTTTCGCTGGACACGGTCCGCGGCATCGCGGAGACCGGGGTGGACCGCATCTCGATCGGCGCGCTGACGCATAGTGCCCCGAGCCTCGATCTCGCCCTCGACTTCGAATAG
- a CDS encoding L-aspartate oxidase — protein MAQRIRTRFVVIGSGIAGLHTAWRASDQGDVVVLTKRSLRDSSTAWAQGGIAAALGAGDSPDLHRQDTLAAGAALCDAAAVEVLVAEGPARVRELADAGAQFDVDTSGRFTLGKEAAHSRKRIVHAKGDQTGAEVARALIHRVRERANITVLETARALDLIVVNGRCCGVRANVNGKAVEIVADATVIAAGGCGQLYRYTTNPLVATGDGYAIAHRAGAKLADMEFVQFHPTALDTPENPLALISEAVRGEGAVLLNDRGARFMTKAHKLAELAPRDVVAREIFHMQQSGSRVWLDARKLSRTFARRFPGILELCLNRGIDPRRDLIPVTPAAHYMMGGIVTDLAGRSSLERLYACGEVSRTGVHGANRLASNSLLEGLVFAERVARDMVNQPRLPRVPRATEWDVPRLRDRGAAQVAADEIRSVMWAHASIDRNAAGLRTAKKALDAIRARLSAGATEEINMVETARLIVDSALMRRESRGGHYRSDFPKPKNKWRGRHIEW, from the coding sequence ATGGCGCAGCGCATACGCACGCGGTTCGTGGTGATCGGGTCGGGGATCGCCGGCCTGCACACGGCCTGGCGCGCCTCGGACCAAGGCGACGTCGTCGTGCTGACCAAGCGCTCCTTGCGCGACTCGTCGACGGCGTGGGCACAGGGCGGCATCGCCGCCGCCCTCGGTGCCGGCGACTCGCCGGACCTGCACCGGCAGGACACGCTCGCCGCGGGCGCGGCGCTCTGCGACGCCGCGGCGGTCGAGGTGCTCGTGGCGGAAGGCCCGGCCCGCGTGCGCGAACTCGCCGACGCCGGCGCCCAGTTCGATGTCGACACCAGCGGCCGCTTCACGCTCGGCAAGGAAGCCGCGCACTCGCGCAAGCGCATCGTGCACGCCAAGGGCGACCAGACGGGCGCCGAGGTGGCGCGCGCGCTGATCCACCGCGTGCGGGAGCGCGCGAACATCACCGTGCTCGAAACGGCGCGCGCGCTGGATCTCATCGTCGTGAACGGGCGTTGCTGCGGCGTACGGGCGAACGTGAACGGCAAGGCCGTCGAGATCGTCGCCGATGCGACCGTCATCGCCGCCGGCGGCTGCGGGCAGCTGTACCGCTACACGACCAATCCGCTCGTCGCGACCGGCGACGGCTACGCGATCGCCCATCGCGCCGGCGCCAAGCTCGCCGACATGGAGTTCGTGCAGTTCCATCCGACGGCGCTCGACACGCCGGAGAATCCGCTCGCGCTGATTTCCGAGGCGGTGCGCGGCGAGGGGGCGGTGTTGCTGAACGACCGCGGGGCGCGCTTCATGACGAAGGCGCACAAGCTCGCCGAGCTCGCGCCGCGTGACGTGGTCGCCCGCGAGATCTTCCACATGCAGCAGTCGGGCAGCCGCGTGTGGCTGGATGCCCGCAAGCTCTCGCGCACGTTCGCGCGGCGCTTCCCGGGCATCCTCGAGCTCTGCCTCAACCGCGGCATCGACCCGCGCCGGGACCTCATCCCCGTGACGCCGGCGGCGCACTACATGATGGGCGGCATCGTCACCGACCTCGCGGGACGCTCGTCGCTCGAGCGGCTGTATGCCTGCGGTGAGGTCTCGCGCACGGGCGTGCACGGGGCGAACCGCCTCGCGTCGAACTCGCTGCTCGAGGGCCTGGTGTTCGCCGAGCGCGTGGCGCGGGACATGGTGAACCAGCCGCGCCTGCCGCGGGTGCCGCGCGCGACGGAGTGGGACGTGCCGCGGCTGCGGGACCGCGGCGCCGCGCAGGTGGCGGCCGACGAGATCCGCTCGGTCATGTGGGCCCACGCGAGCATCGACCGGAACGCCGCCGGGTTGCGCACGGCCAAGAAGGCGCTCGACGCCATCCGGGCGCGCCTTTCGGCGGGCGCGACCGAGGAGATCAACATGGTCGAGACGGCGCGGCTGATCGTCGATTCCGCCTTGATGCGCCGTGAGTCGCGCGGCGGGCACTACCGCAGCGACTTCCCCAAGCCCAAGAACAAGTGGCGGGGCCGGCATATCGAGTGGTGA
- a CDS encoding cytochrome ubiquinol oxidase subunit I, whose protein sequence is MTDLLAARTQMALSLGFHIIFAVIGIGMPALMVLAERKWLKTGDPVWLDLAKRWSKGTAILFAVGAVSGTVLSFELGLLWPTFMEYAGPIIGMPFSLEGFAFFTEAIFLGTYLYGWTKLSPKAHWWAGVAVMVSGTVSGIFVVFANAWMNAPAGFEIVNGLPTNIDPIAAMLNPASFHQTLHMTIAAFATTGIAVAGIHAWMLRKNPHDVFHRSALHVALLVAIPASLLQPISGDISAKFVAKYQPAKLAAMEGQFATERGAPLRIGGIPNEATRETKYALEVPKALSFLAFADFDAEVKGLEAFPEEDWPPVAITHFAFQIMVGLGTLMMLASLWVLVLWWRKREVAESRPLLTFLALLTPAGFIAVEAGWVVTEVGRQPWIVYGFMRTKDALTPMPGLVYPLIGITLLYCFLGVVVAYLLWAQILKTKPMTQEMRVP, encoded by the coding sequence ATGACGGATTTGCTTGCCGCCCGCACTCAGATGGCCTTGAGTCTGGGCTTTCACATCATCTTCGCGGTGATTGGTATCGGCATGCCCGCGCTGATGGTGTTGGCGGAGCGGAAGTGGCTCAAGACGGGCGATCCGGTGTGGCTGGACCTCGCCAAGCGCTGGAGCAAGGGCACGGCAATCCTCTTCGCCGTGGGTGCGGTGAGCGGCACGGTGCTCTCGTTCGAGCTGGGCTTGCTGTGGCCTACGTTCATGGAGTACGCGGGGCCGATCATCGGCATGCCGTTCTCGCTCGAAGGTTTCGCGTTCTTCACCGAGGCCATCTTCCTCGGCACCTATCTCTACGGCTGGACCAAGCTGTCGCCCAAGGCGCATTGGTGGGCGGGCGTGGCGGTGATGGTGAGCGGCACGGTGTCGGGGATCTTCGTCGTGTTCGCCAACGCGTGGATGAATGCGCCGGCGGGCTTCGAGATCGTGAACGGCCTCCCGACGAACATCGATCCGATCGCGGCGATGCTCAACCCGGCGTCATTCCACCAGACGTTGCACATGACCATCGCGGCCTTCGCGACGACTGGCATCGCGGTGGCGGGAATCCACGCCTGGATGCTGCGGAAGAACCCGCACGACGTGTTCCATCGCAGCGCGTTGCACGTGGCACTGCTCGTGGCGATCCCCGCCTCGCTGCTGCAGCCGATCTCGGGCGACATCAGCGCGAAGTTCGTGGCGAAGTACCAGCCGGCCAAGCTCGCGGCCATGGAGGGCCAGTTCGCCACCGAGCGCGGCGCACCGCTGCGCATCGGCGGGATCCCGAACGAGGCGACGCGCGAGACGAAGTACGCGCTCGAGGTCCCGAAGGCGCTGAGCTTCCTGGCGTTCGCGGACTTCGACGCCGAGGTGAAGGGTCTCGAGGCGTTCCCGGAAGAGGACTGGCCGCCGGTCGCCATCACGCACTTCGCCTTTCAGATCATGGTCGGGCTGGGCACGCTGATGATGCTGGCGTCGCTGTGGGTGCTTGTGCTGTGGTGGCGGAAGCGTGAGGTCGCGGAGTCTCGGCCGTTGCTGACCTTCCTGGCCTTACTGACACCCGCGGGCTTCATTGCGGTGGAAGCGGGCTGGGTGGTGACGGAGGTCGGGCGGCAGCCGTGGATCGTGTACGGCTTCATGCGCACGAAGGACGCGTTGACGCCGATGCCGGGCCTGGTGTATCCGCTCATCGGCATCACGCTGCTCTATTGCTTCCTCGGCGTCGTCGTGGCGTATCTGCTGTGGGCGCAGATCCTCAAGACGAAGCCGATGACGCAGGAGATGCGCGTCCCGTGA
- the nadA gene encoding quinolinate synthase NadA, which yields MSQSVPDREVAELQRRIKALAKERNAVILAHNYERPEVQDVAHYVGDSLGLSREAAKTDAEVIVFCGVHFMAETAAILSPEKTVLLPDLAAGCSLASTIDAEQLRAWKAEHPGAVVVAYVNTTAEVKAESDYCCTSGNAVEVINAIPAEKEILFLPDMFLGAHVRRVTGRQNIHVWMGECHVHAGIDPENIRLQRKLHPEAEFLIHPECGCATSVVEAVSAGDVDPEGVHILSTEGMIKRPGESSAKSFIVATEVGILHRLERAYPGKTFYAANERASCAYMKVTTLPKVLGALERLEHRITVAPDIAAKAKLAIERMVSIGGSQVTPPGPGVDPGE from the coding sequence ATGTCCCAGTCCGTCCCTGACCGCGAGGTCGCGGAGCTCCAGCGCCGTATCAAGGCGCTCGCCAAGGAGCGCAACGCGGTGATCCTCGCGCACAATTACGAACGTCCGGAAGTCCAGGATGTCGCGCACTATGTAGGCGACTCCCTCGGCCTCTCACGCGAAGCGGCAAAGACCGACGCTGAGGTGATCGTCTTCTGCGGCGTGCACTTCATGGCCGAGACCGCGGCGATCCTCTCGCCGGAGAAGACCGTGCTGCTACCGGATCTCGCGGCGGGCTGCTCGCTGGCCAGCACGATTGACGCCGAGCAGCTGCGCGCGTGGAAAGCCGAGCATCCGGGCGCCGTCGTCGTCGCCTACGTGAACACCACGGCCGAGGTGAAGGCGGAGAGCGATTACTGCTGCACGTCGGGCAACGCCGTCGAGGTGATCAACGCCATCCCCGCCGAGAAGGAGATCCTCTTCCTGCCGGACATGTTCCTCGGCGCGCACGTGCGTCGCGTGACGGGCCGGCAGAACATCCATGTGTGGATGGGCGAGTGCCACGTGCATGCGGGCATCGACCCCGAGAACATCCGGTTGCAGCGCAAGCTGCATCCGGAGGCGGAGTTCCTGATCCATCCCGAGTGCGGCTGCGCGACGAGCGTCGTCGAGGCGGTGAGCGCCGGCGACGTGGATCCGGAGGGCGTGCACATCCTCAGCACCGAGGGAATGATCAAGCGCCCGGGTGAGTCGAGCGCGAAGAGCTTCATCGTCGCGACGGAAGTCGGCATCCTGCACCGCTTGGAGCGGGCCTACCCCGGCAAGACGTTCTACGCGGCCAATGAGCGCGCCAGCTGCGCCTACATGAAGGTCACGACGCTGCCGAAGGTGCTGGGAGCGCTGGAGCGCTTGGAGCATCGCATCACGGTGGCGCCGGACATCGCGGCGAAGGCCAAGCTGGCGATCGAGCGGATGGTGAGCATCGGCGGGTCGCAGGTGACGCCACCGGGTCCGGGCGTCGACCCGGGCGAGTGA
- a CDS encoding cytochrome d ubiquinol oxidase subunit II, which yields MTLAYVLAGVTMLALNAYVLLGGADFGAGVWDLFARGPRAARQRAAIEEGIGPIWEANHVWVILVVVLLFTCFPPVYAHLSVALHIPISLLLVGIVLRGSAFTFRAYDSTKSPVQKYWGRIFSISSTITPVLLGVCVGALVSGALALPEGGDFLATYVRPWLTPFAFAIGGLTLSVFAFLAAVYLCVEVHEHELQEDFRRMAIAAAIAVGAFAGIALVLGSRDRLPVMGSLLTQPWALPFQLITGVLAVAAIGALLTRRYRLARAAAAAQVSALMWGWALAQAPYLIPGVHTIESAAAPAITLRLVSYGLVGGACVLVPSLWYLFRVFKSDSMSAFERVDTAEYRRPPEP from the coding sequence GTGACCTTGGCCTATGTCCTCGCCGGCGTGACGATGCTCGCGCTGAACGCCTATGTGTTGCTGGGCGGCGCGGACTTCGGCGCGGGCGTGTGGGACCTGTTCGCGCGTGGGCCGCGTGCGGCGCGGCAGCGGGCGGCGATCGAAGAGGGCATCGGGCCGATCTGGGAAGCCAACCACGTGTGGGTGATCCTCGTGGTCGTGCTGCTCTTCACCTGCTTCCCGCCGGTCTACGCGCACCTTTCGGTGGCGCTGCACATCCCGATTTCCTTGCTGTTGGTGGGCATCGTGCTGCGCGGCTCGGCGTTCACGTTCCGGGCGTACGACTCGACCAAGTCGCCCGTGCAGAAGTACTGGGGCCGCATCTTCTCCATCTCGAGCACGATCACGCCGGTGCTGCTCGGCGTGTGCGTGGGCGCGTTGGTGAGCGGCGCGCTCGCGCTGCCTGAGGGTGGGGACTTCCTCGCGACCTACGTGCGGCCGTGGCTGACGCCGTTCGCGTTCGCGATCGGGGGGCTCACGCTGTCCGTGTTCGCCTTCTTGGCCGCGGTGTATCTCTGCGTCGAGGTCCATGAGCACGAGCTGCAGGAAGACTTCCGGCGCATGGCGATCGCGGCGGCGATCGCCGTTGGCGCGTTCGCGGGCATCGCCCTCGTATTGGGCAGCCGCGATCGACTCCCCGTCATGGGTTCGCTGCTCACGCAGCCATGGGCGCTGCCGTTCCAGCTGATCACGGGCGTGCTTGCCGTGGCGGCCATCGGCGCGCTGCTGACGCGGCGGTATCGCCTCGCACGCGCTGCGGCGGCCGCGCAGGTGAGCGCGCTGATGTGGGGTTGGGCGCTGGCGCAGGCGCCGTACCTGATTCCCGGTGTGCACACGATCGAGTCGGCGGCGGCGCCGGCGATCACGCTGCGGCTGGTCAGCTACGGCCTCGTTGGCGGCGCCTGCGTGCTCGTGCCGTCGTTGTGGTACCTGTTCCGCGTGTTCAAGTCGGATTCGATGTCGGCCTTCGAACGCGTGGACACCGCGGAATACCGACGCCCGCCCGAGCCCTGA
- a CDS encoding IS481 family transposase — MNIHKNARLTVAGRLAVATAVLGGQDPAAVARGAACSVRTVWKWVARFRTGGAAALADRSSRPHRLTQLPRPQRRAILRGRTRRRWSSTRIAQETGIPLSTVIHFLRRHGLQRLPRLEPPRAVRRYEMRAPGELLHVDTKKLGRIGRVGHRIHGDRRTRVRGIGWEAVHVAVDAYSRVAYAEVLPDERAATTAAFLARAIAWYAALGVRVRAVLTDNGSCYRSHAVRTLLRCDGITHKRTMPYTPRTNGKVERLIQTLLREWAYARPYPSSRVRTEWLARYLRTYNEARGHSALNYLPPMLHLAAAL; from the coding sequence GTGAACATCCACAAGAATGCACGTCTGACCGTCGCGGGGCGACTCGCCGTCGCGACCGCCGTTCTGGGCGGGCAGGATCCCGCCGCCGTCGCCCGGGGCGCGGCCTGTTCCGTCCGCACCGTCTGGAAGTGGGTCGCCCGCTTCCGCACCGGCGGCGCGGCGGCGCTCGCGGACCGCTCGTCGCGCCCGCATCGCCTCACCCAGCTCCCGCGGCCGCAGCGCCGCGCGATCCTTCGGGGCCGCACCCGGCGGCGCTGGAGCTCGACGCGCATCGCCCAGGAGACGGGCATCCCGCTCTCAACGGTGATCCACTTCCTGCGCCGCCACGGCCTGCAGCGGCTCCCTCGGCTCGAGCCGCCGCGCGCGGTGCGCCGCTACGAGATGCGGGCACCGGGCGAGCTGCTGCACGTCGACACGAAGAAGCTCGGGCGCATCGGCCGCGTGGGGCACCGCATCCACGGCGACCGCCGGACCCGCGTGCGCGGGATCGGCTGGGAGGCGGTGCACGTCGCGGTGGACGCCTACTCGCGCGTGGCCTACGCCGAGGTCCTGCCCGATGAGCGCGCGGCGACCACGGCGGCCTTCCTCGCACGGGCGATCGCGTGGTACGCGGCGCTCGGCGTGCGGGTGCGCGCCGTGCTCACCGACAACGGGAGCTGCTATCGCAGCCACGCGGTGCGCACGCTCCTCCGCTGCGACGGCATCACGCACAAGCGCACCATGCCCTACACGCCGCGCACGAACGGCAAGGTCGAGCGGCTGATCCAGACGCTCCTGCGGGAATGGGCGTACGCGCGCCCCTACCCCTCCTCGCGGGTGCGCACGGAGTGGCTCGCGCGCTACCTGCGGACGTACAATGAGGCGCGCGGACACTCAGCCCTCAACTACCTCCCCCCCATGCTGCATCTCGCTGCGGCCCTGTGA
- the asd gene encoding archaetidylserine decarboxylase (Phosphatidylserine decarboxylase is synthesized as a single chain precursor. Generation of the pyruvoyl active site from a Ser is coupled to cleavage of a Gly-Ser bond between the larger (beta) and smaller (alpha chains). It is an integral membrane protein.), with product MTTPFVVLQHLLPKQLLTSAAGAFARAELGGLTTGAIRWFAGRYRVNLAEAEQPDPASYRSFNEFFTRPLRAGARPLAQADFICPVDGAVSVVGALDGDRLVQAKGHSYTTTALLGGDAERAALFAGGSFATIYLSPRDYHRIHMPVAGRLTRMVHVPGALFSVNPETVRGVPGLFARNERVVCHFETAFGPFVLVLVGATIVGSMATVWHGVVNPPRPGQVRAWDYPATGDGSVTLAQGAEMGRFLLGSTVVMLFPKPGTRFGNDWLPGRATRMGEAMATAGEG from the coding sequence GTGACTACGCCCTTCGTCGTCCTCCAGCATCTCTTGCCGAAGCAGCTGCTTACGAGCGCTGCCGGCGCCTTCGCACGCGCGGAGCTCGGCGGTCTGACCACCGGGGCGATTCGCTGGTTCGCGGGTCGCTATCGCGTGAACCTCGCGGAAGCGGAGCAGCCGGATCCCGCGAGCTACCGCAGCTTCAATGAGTTCTTCACGCGCCCGCTGCGCGCGGGAGCGCGGCCACTCGCGCAGGCCGATTTCATCTGCCCCGTGGATGGCGCCGTCAGCGTCGTCGGCGCACTCGACGGCGACCGCCTCGTGCAGGCCAAGGGCCACAGCTACACGACGACGGCGCTGCTTGGCGGCGATGCGGAGCGGGCGGCGCTGTTCGCCGGCGGCAGTTTCGCCACGATCTACCTGAGCCCGCGGGACTACCACCGCATCCATATGCCGGTGGCGGGACGACTGACGCGGATGGTGCACGTGCCGGGCGCGCTGTTCTCGGTGAACCCCGAGACGGTGCGTGGCGTACCGGGCCTGTTCGCGCGCAATGAACGAGTGGTCTGCCACTTCGAGACGGCATTCGGGCCGTTCGTCCTGGTGCTGGTCGGCGCGACGATCGTCGGCAGCATGGCGACGGTGTGGCATGGCGTGGTGAACCCGCCGCGACCCGGCCAGGTGCGCGCCTGGGATTATCCCGCGACCGGGGACGGAAGCGTGACGCTCGCGCAGGGCGCGGAGATGGGACGCTTTCTCCTCGGCTCGACCGTGGTGATGCTGTTTCCGAAGCCCGGCACACGATTCGGCAACGACTGGCTGCCGGGCCGCGCGACGCGCATGGGCGAGGCCATGGCGACCGCAGGGGAGGGCTGA